Within Halobacterium jilantaiense, the genomic segment CTGCTCTTCTCCGGGCTTCTTTCGCTCGCTTCGCTCAGCGGTCGTTCGAGACGTAAATACCTTCAGCCGAGTCGCCGGCGCGGAAACGCACTCCGGGTACTGAAGGCACGGGAGGTGGAACGGAACGTAATGGATTTCGACCTGTCGCGACGAGCGGCATTGAGCGCGCTCGCGGCCGCCGGCGTCGCCGGCGTCGCTGGCTGTACTGGGACACCGAGTAGCGGCAGCGACAAGACGACGGCGTCGACCACCGCCGAGGAATCGACGACGACCCAGACGACAGAGCAGACGGCGTCGGACGAGCGAGCGCCCGAGCCGGCCGACAGTCCGACGGCGGCAATCGAGGCGTTCGTCACCGCCGAGGACGCGTCGGCGTTTCAGGGGCCGTTCCACCCGCTCCACCCGTTCAGCGTCGAGCAGCTCTCGCGTGAGGAGGCGGAGAACTTGTTCGAGAACTCGACGTTCCCCGAGGACGTGACCCTCGAACGGGTCGACCGCGACGTGACGGTCGACCTCGTGTTGTCGGGGACGCTCCCCGGTCCCGACACGGAGCGGAGCGCAATCGAGGACACGCTCGCGGGCACCGACGCCGCAGTCGTGGAAGTCACCTACGAGTCCGAGACCGGCACGGAGACGGTGCGGTTCGTCACCGTCGAGCAGGCGGACGGCTGGCTGATTCTCGCACAGGGCGTCGGGTCTCAGGGGGAATCTCCCGACACGGCGCTGGCGGCGCGTGTCGTCTCCGGCGTGGCGTTCGAACCGGACCAGAACGCGGCACGCGTGCAGTTCGTCTCGACTGTCGTGGCGGACAGCGTGACCGTCGAAGCGGTGCAGTCCGGCGACACCACGCCGACCAGTACGCCGGGGAGCGTCTCCTACCTCGAAGTTGGTGTCGAACCCGGCGGTGACGAGGTCGTGGTGTCGGCGACCGTCGACGGCGAATCCCGGGTGGTCCACCGCGAGCGATTCCCGGAGAGTGACCGTCTCGTGGACGACATCGAGTTCGTCGTCGACCCAGAGACGGACGACCGGGACGCGATTGCGCGCGTGAACTTCAACGACAACGACGAGGAGGGACGCGTGCGCGTCGTGACGACCGTGGCGGACAGCAGTTCGGAGGCCGAACCGGTCGGGTCGCTGAACTACCTCAACGTCGGCGCACACCCGGACGGCGACGAGGTTGTCGTCAGCTATCCGGTGGGCGGCGACACCGAGGAGATTCACCGCGAGCGTTTCTCTCCGTAGCGGGTGCTGGCGGTCGCGGGAGCAGAAGTCGAACGGAGAGAACTGCTTACTCGTCGACGAGCGTCGCGTTCACCTGGCCGTCCTGACCGGGACGGGAGGTGACGCGGGCCGTGCCGGCGTCCGTCTCGATGACAGCGCCCTTCGTGACGATGTTCCGGCGGGCGTAGTTCGGGTTCGAGGCGTTCTCGACGACGTCCTCGATGGTGGCGCGTTCGGTGCCGTCGTCGGTCGCGACGTTGGCGACGTCCGTGGAGAGCGCGCGAACCTTCTCGACGTTGCCGCGGGCGTCGACGGTGCGGAACCGCGGTTCGCCGACGGTCGTCTCGGTCGGCTCGCGGCCGAGTTCGCTCTTCTTCTTCTTCGAGCGCGGTCGGAGTCGCGCGCCCGTCTTCGAGCGCTTGGAGCGGCCCTGATATTGCATACCCGAGAACAGCACCACGACGTACTTGAAAGCCTCGGTTAGCCGAGACGCAGGGTTTAGGCGGGTGCCGGCGCTGCATTCGGGTATGAGTCTCCGGGTCGCGGCGGCCGCGCCGTTCAAACAGAAGGGACGGACGCGGGTCGCCGAGCAGGCGTTCGTGGTGGCGCTGTCGCTGGACCGCGACTGGATGAGTCCCGACCAGGCCAAGCGCCTGCTGGACGTGGCGGACGGCGAGGGCCTCGTGGAGCGCGTGGACGGCGACGTGGAGGCGACGTTCGACCCGAGCGAGGTGTCGATTCCCGACGAATTCGCGCCCGACGCGTCGCTGTTTCAGGAGCGGTCGGCGTTCGAGCGTGCGCTGGACGCGCTGGTCGCCGCCGACTTCGACCGTCAGGAGACCGTCGCGGCGGTGAACGAACTCCAGCGAG encodes:
- a CDS encoding 30S ribosomal protein S8e; amino-acid sequence: MQYQGRSKRSKTGARLRPRSKKKKSELGREPTETTVGEPRFRTVDARGNVEKVRALSTDVANVATDDGTERATIEDVVENASNPNYARRNIVTKGAVIETDAGTARVTSRPGQDGQVNATLVDE
- a CDS encoding DUF2240 family protein; amino-acid sequence: MSLRVAAAAPFKQKGRTRVAEQAFVVALSLDRDWMSPDQAKRLLDVADGEGLVERVDGDVEATFDPSEVSIPDEFAPDASLFQERSAFERALDALVAADFDRQETVAAVNELQRDLGVTADAAAVVYARRQGVEPEGAAAKAREDL